Proteins from a genomic interval of Stigmatella erecta:
- a CDS encoding glycoside hydrolase family 5 protein, giving the protein MLRRLVTLLLALGLASPAAAQVPGVNIAGAEFNGSAMPGILNKDYTYPKTSEIDYFAAQGIALFRLPAKWRRLQATVGGPLKDEYTEYHKSIDYALAKGFVVVPDIHDYGYRVSTLLGTGEATPVAFADFLHKLLGKYKTQPNLWIGLQNEPHSHTAQQWFTFVQATVTELRRLGFQNKMLVPGTAWTGAHSWVSSGNAAAMANFQDPLNNFAFEVHQYLDSGSDGGDGTCDVGSNNRIDKVVAWAAAEGVQLFLGEFAAGTFAQCMPELTALLTKIHAHPEIWAGYAFWGGGNWFGGIAKYHFSLNPTNGVMSPVLAQYLEAMELAQPAPPLDIMLNDHILKVYVAGQEVTWNATLTIVSNTAGVQWVRKDKGTFAYTQPGTVTFRIEYQGAVEERTRTLP; this is encoded by the coding sequence ATGCTGAGACGGCTTGTGACCCTTCTGCTGGCCCTGGGGCTGGCCAGCCCCGCGGCGGCGCAGGTGCCGGGCGTCAACATCGCGGGCGCGGAGTTCAACGGCAGCGCGATGCCGGGCATCCTGAACAAGGACTACACGTACCCGAAGACCTCGGAGATCGACTACTTCGCGGCGCAGGGGATTGCGCTGTTCCGCCTGCCGGCGAAGTGGCGGCGGCTCCAGGCCACCGTCGGGGGGCCGCTGAAGGACGAATATACCGAGTACCACAAGTCCATCGACTATGCCCTGGCCAAGGGGTTCGTCGTGGTGCCGGACATCCACGACTACGGGTACCGGGTGAGCACGCTGCTGGGCACGGGGGAGGCGACGCCCGTGGCGTTCGCGGACTTCCTCCACAAGCTGCTCGGCAAGTACAAGACCCAGCCGAACCTCTGGATTGGCCTGCAGAACGAGCCGCACAGCCACACCGCGCAGCAGTGGTTCACCTTCGTTCAGGCGACGGTGACGGAGCTGCGCCGCCTGGGCTTCCAGAACAAGATGCTGGTGCCGGGCACGGCCTGGACGGGGGCGCACTCGTGGGTGAGCAGCGGCAACGCGGCCGCGATGGCGAACTTCCAGGATCCGCTGAACAACTTCGCCTTCGAGGTGCACCAGTACCTGGACTCGGGCTCGGACGGGGGCGACGGCACCTGTGACGTGGGCTCGAACAACCGCATCGACAAGGTGGTGGCCTGGGCCGCCGCCGAGGGCGTGCAGCTGTTCCTGGGCGAGTTCGCCGCGGGCACCTTCGCGCAGTGCATGCCCGAGCTGACGGCGCTCCTCACGAAGATCCACGCCCATCCGGAGATCTGGGCGGGGTACGCGTTCTGGGGCGGGGGCAACTGGTTCGGCGGCATCGCGAAGTACCACTTCTCGCTCAACCCGACGAACGGCGTGATGAGCCCGGTGCTGGCCCAGTACCTGGAGGCGATGGAGCTGGCCCAGCCCGCGCCCCCACTGGACATCATGCTGAATGACCACATCCTCAAGGTCTACGTGGCGGGGCAGGAGGTGACCTGGAACGCGACCCTGACCATCGTCTCCAACACGGCCGGGGTGCAGTGGGTGCGCAAGGACAAGGGTACCTTCGCGTATACCCAGCCGGGCACGGTGACGTTCCGGATCGAGTACCAGGGCGCCGTCGAGGAGCGCACCCGGACCCTCCCGTAG
- a CDS encoding YccF domain-containing protein: MRLLLNILWVVLGGGFIIWLEYLIGGLLLCLTIIGIPFGLQCFKLAGLGLLPFGKDITDAPGASPVGCVLNVFWILVAGIWIFLSHLALALGLAVTVIGIPFAIQHVKLAMLALAPFGKRVRP; encoded by the coding sequence ATGCGCTTGCTCCTGAACATCCTCTGGGTCGTGCTCGGCGGAGGCTTCATCATCTGGCTGGAGTACCTGATTGGCGGCCTGCTGCTCTGCCTGACCATCATCGGGATTCCCTTCGGGCTTCAGTGCTTCAAGCTCGCGGGGCTCGGGCTGCTGCCCTTCGGCAAGGACATCACCGATGCGCCGGGGGCCAGCCCCGTGGGCTGCGTGCTGAACGTCTTCTGGATCCTCGTGGCGGGGATCTGGATCTTCCTGAGCCACCTGGCCCTGGCCCTGGGCCTGGCCGTCACGGTTATCGGCATCCCCTTCGCCATCCAGCACGTGAAGCTCGCCATGCTCGCCCTGGCGCCGTTCGGCAAACGCGTGCGCCCATAG
- a CDS encoding general secretion pathway protein GspE, protein MRLGELLIQEKLISPQGLEEALESQVVHGGRLGTNLLELGLIAEKDLARMLGQLHGCAHASGELAPDPQALKLVNLNDADKRDYLPMRVDATRLSLAVINPQDYAMLDALAFKTGKRVVPVIVPEFRMNQSLRRYCKAFRPLRAVDMNTVRPSKTLQEASGEPVKPTKGAGTELISEEEFQSVYAQALTGGARSDQLHELLEAEEEVITGEEVAYEAEAAAALEPEPAPEAEPAPSGLEAAPAEEAAPNYEAASAEEDVITGEEVYEPTEEYAPPEEEASSGPARTTIPMWTLPADLDASQLFADSPPVPDVPAPQYIPPVLDAPPPSPPEPLPFIPDLTQPAPAHRPTLSFIPVPSDVAAPSAQAAALPPVAPVVPPVVPPVAPVVPPRAAPPRARVPMPPVAKALPAVPGKAAPRKEAAARPAPPPKLSFAEAQAQLAKSIDREDVATTVLRYAMGKWRRCLLLSVQGSLVTGWHGMGKGVREGAVRRIGVALREQSTFRLVRDTRSHYVGPVRRDAAMAVFYRLLGADKRPDPTYPKTAVILPLLVRGKVVHLLYLDNGPDQLTPPTDVGELLILAQSVGRSYEAMIRRRKSA, encoded by the coding sequence ATGCGCCTTGGGGAATTGCTCATCCAGGAGAAGCTCATCTCGCCCCAGGGACTGGAGGAGGCGTTGGAGTCCCAGGTCGTCCACGGCGGACGCCTGGGGACGAACCTGCTGGAGCTGGGGCTGATCGCCGAGAAGGACCTGGCGCGCATGCTGGGGCAGCTCCACGGGTGCGCGCACGCCTCCGGCGAGCTGGCGCCGGACCCCCAGGCGCTCAAGCTGGTGAACCTCAACGACGCGGACAAGCGTGACTACCTGCCCATGCGGGTGGACGCCACGCGGCTGAGCCTGGCGGTCATCAACCCCCAGGACTACGCGATGCTCGACGCGCTCGCCTTCAAGACGGGCAAGCGCGTGGTGCCGGTGATCGTCCCCGAGTTCCGGATGAACCAGTCGCTGCGCCGGTACTGCAAGGCGTTCCGGCCGCTGCGCGCCGTCGACATGAACACGGTCCGCCCCTCGAAGACGCTCCAGGAAGCGTCGGGCGAGCCCGTGAAACCCACCAAGGGTGCGGGCACAGAGCTGATCAGCGAGGAGGAGTTCCAGAGCGTCTACGCCCAGGCGCTCACCGGCGGTGCCCGGTCGGATCAACTCCACGAGCTGCTGGAGGCGGAAGAAGAGGTCATCACCGGGGAAGAGGTGGCCTACGAAGCGGAGGCCGCAGCCGCCCTGGAGCCCGAGCCTGCCCCGGAGGCCGAGCCCGCCCCCTCTGGGCTGGAGGCCGCCCCGGCCGAGGAGGCCGCGCCCAACTACGAGGCGGCGAGCGCCGAGGAAGATGTCATCACCGGCGAGGAGGTCTACGAGCCCACGGAGGAGTACGCACCTCCCGAGGAAGAGGCGTCCTCCGGCCCGGCCCGGACCACCATCCCCATGTGGACGCTGCCCGCGGACCTGGACGCCAGCCAGCTGTTCGCGGATTCGCCGCCGGTCCCGGACGTGCCCGCGCCGCAATACATCCCCCCGGTCCTGGACGCGCCGCCCCCCTCGCCCCCCGAGCCGCTCCCGTTCATTCCGGATCTCACCCAGCCGGCCCCGGCGCACCGGCCGACGCTGTCCTTCATCCCGGTGCCCTCGGACGTGGCCGCGCCCTCGGCGCAGGCCGCGGCGCTGCCCCCCGTGGCGCCCGTGGTGCCGCCGGTGGTTCCGCCCGTGGCCCCGGTGGTGCCGCCCCGGGCCGCTCCGCCCCGGGCCCGGGTGCCGATGCCGCCCGTCGCCAAGGCCCTGCCCGCGGTGCCGGGCAAGGCCGCGCCCCGGAAGGAAGCGGCCGCCCGCCCCGCGCCGCCCCCGAAGCTCTCGTTCGCCGAGGCCCAGGCGCAGCTGGCCAAGAGCATCGACCGCGAGGACGTGGCCACCACGGTGCTGCGCTACGCGATGGGCAAGTGGCGGCGGTGCCTGCTGCTGTCCGTCCAGGGCAGCCTGGTGACGGGCTGGCATGGCATGGGCAAGGGCGTGCGCGAAGGGGCCGTGCGCCGCATCGGCGTCGCGCTGCGCGAGCAGAGCACCTTCCGCCTGGTGCGGGACACCCGCTCGCATTACGTGGGCCCCGTCCGCCGGGATGCCGCGATGGCCGTCTTCTACCGGCTGCTGGGGGCGGACAAGCGCCCGGACCCCACCTACCCCAAGACGGCGGTCATCCTGCCGCTGCTCGTTCGAGGCAAGGTCGTCCACCTGCTGTACCTGGACAATGGGCCGGACCAGCTCACGCCCCCCACCGACGTGGGCGAGCTGCTCATCCTCGCCCAGAGTGTGGGCCGCTCGTACGAAGCGATGATCCGGCGCCGCAAGAGCGCGTGA
- a CDS encoding VOC family protein, whose protein sequence is MDVQGFHHVAIQARDVERVTAFYRDLLGFPELTRHHRPDGTLRSIWVGVPGGGFLAIEAVAGPPEPLPFRHEHPGLLLLAFRIPKAGRAAAVEAFRRAGVALEHETRWTFYVRDPEGNRIALSHHPED, encoded by the coding sequence ATGGACGTTCAGGGCTTCCACCATGTGGCCATTCAGGCGAGGGACGTGGAGCGGGTGACCGCCTTCTACCGGGACCTGCTCGGCTTTCCCGAATTGACCCGGCACCACCGGCCGGACGGCACCCTGCGGAGCATCTGGGTGGGGGTCCCCGGGGGCGGCTTCCTGGCCATCGAGGCCGTGGCGGGCCCCCCGGAGCCGTTGCCCTTCCGTCACGAGCACCCGGGGCTGCTGCTGCTGGCGTTCCGGATTCCCAAGGCGGGGCGGGCCGCGGCGGTGGAGGCCTTCCGCCGGGCGGGGGTGGCGCTGGAGCACGAGACCCGGTGGACCTTCTACGTCCGGGACCCGGAGGGCAACCGGATCGCCCTGAGCCATCATCCAGAGGACTAA